ATCAGCGGCCTCCTAACGATTATGACGGATACGCGGGTTGACCACGCCGTAGAAAATGTCGACCGTGAGGTTGACCAGAATAACAATACAGGACACCAGCAGAATTCCCCCCTGCACAGCGGGGTAGTCGCGCCGGTAGATGGAGTCTAGCAGCCACTTACCGATGCCCGGCCAGGAAAAGATCGTCTCGGTGAGGATGGCTCCGGCCATAAGCACCCCGACCTGCAGGCCGATGACGGTGATCACCGGAATCAGCGCGTTGCGCAGAGCATGAACACAGACCACCAGCGGCATGGCCAACCCTTTGGCGCGGGCGACCTGAACATAGTCTTCACGCAGCACCTCGAGCATTGCCGAGCGGGTCATCCGCGCGATCACCGCCAGGGGGATGGTCGCCAGCACAATGGACGGCAAAATCAGATGCTGCACTGCGGACAGAAAAGCGCCAGCCTCATTGGAGAGCAGGGAATCGATGAGCATGAATCCGGTCACTTCGTCGACCCAGTAGGTCGCGGAAATCCGTCCGGACACCGGAGTCCAGCCGAGACTGACCGAAAACAACAGAATCAGCAGCAATCCCCACCAGAAAATCGGCATGGAATAACCGGTCAGGGACAGGCCCATGACCGAATAATCGGTGAACTTGCCGCGCCGCACCGCAGCGATAATCCCGGCCGGCAGACCGACGACCACCGCAATAATCATGGCACAGATGGACAGTTCCAGGGTCGCCGGGAACAGGGTAAAAAACTCCTTGATCACCGGAGCCTTGGTCACCACCGAGGTCCCCAGATCAGCATGAAAAATTCCGACCAGGTAATCCCAGTACTGCACCAGGATTGGCTGATCCAGTCCCATCTGATGCAGCAGCTGGGCATGACGGATCGGATCAACGCCGCGCTCGCCAGCCATCAGTTCGACCGGGTCGCCTGGAATCAGCCGGATCAGGGCAAAGGTCAACAG
This genomic window from Pelobacter seleniigenes DSM 18267 contains:
- a CDS encoding ABC transporter permease subunit; this encodes MLKFILKRISVVIPTFIGVTLLTFALIRLIPGDPVELMAGERGVDPIRHAQLLHQMGLDQPILVQYWDYLVGIFHADLGTSVVTKAPVIKEFFTLFPATLELSICAMIIAVVVGLPAGIIAAVRRGKFTDYSVMGLSLTGYSMPIFWWGLLLILLFSVSLGWTPVSGRISATYWVDEVTGFMLIDSLLSNEAGAFLSAVQHLILPSIVLATIPLAVIARMTRSAMLEVLREDYVQVARAKGLAMPLVVCVHALRNALIPVITVIGLQVGVLMAGAILTETIFSWPGIGKWLLDSIYRRDYPAVQGGILLVSCIVILVNLTVDIFYGVVNPRIRHNR